From the genome of Bacteroidales bacterium:
ACCTGCCTATAAGGATATACAAAAAATTATCGCTTCCATTGACACCAGTGATTTTGATTTTATTACCGATACTGTTGCGTCAATAATTCCTGATTCTGTCCAAATGCTTGCGGATACCCTACGGGGACCTATGCCGATTGATAGTGTATATACATATACTTATCCGTTTGAATATCCTGAAGGGCAGGATACTTTATTATACCCTTTCTTTCGTACAATCAACATCCTGAATAAAAAAGACAAGCCTGTCCGCATTTTACACTATGGAGATTCGCAGATAGAAGGCGACCGTATCACGTCTGCCATACGTAATTACATGCAAAAAAAATTCGGAGGCCGGGGATGTGGTCTTATTCCTGTAGTCCCGGTAACGGATGCCGCCCGTACTTTTCAACAGGACATTCCAGAAAAATGGGTCCGTCTTTCTTTATTAGATAGAAAAGGAGATTCATTAGTCCAACACCGCAAATTCGGAATTGCAGGGGCATTGTCCCGGTATATGCCGGCGGATTCGACAGATACCATTACACATATCGGCTTAAAACCTATTTACTTTGGTTATAAAAATGCCCGGTATTTTACCCATGTCAAGCTATTTTACGGGACATCCGCAAATATGTTATCCGTTATTGTCAATAAAACCGACACACAGCAATTAAATACACAACCCTTGATCTCCTCATTCGAATGGAAATCCGGGAAAAGACAAACCTCTTTTCACATATCCATGCATTCCCGTTCATTTCCAGATATATATGGAATAGCTCTTGACGGGGATAAAGGTATTGCTGTCGACAACATACCTCTAAGAGGAAGCACAGGATCGGATTTTACCCGGATGAATAAAGAACAATTCCATCAAATGTTCCAAATGATGGATGTGGAAATGGTCATCCTTCAATTTGGAGCCAATGCGGTAATGAACATCACGGATAATTATGATTATTACTATAAAAGTATGACCCGTCAATTGAAAATGATGAAATCCTTAAAACCAGAGCTGGCGATTGTCATCATAGGGGTGGGTGATATGTCGCAAAATACGGCGAAAGGATATAAATCATATCCTCACCTGAATAAGGTTCGTGATGCACAACGCAAAGCAGCATTAGATAACGGGTGTATATTTTGGGATTTATATGAAGCAATGGGTGGAGAAGATTCCATGCCGAGTTGGGTCCTGGCAGACCCTCCTTTAGCACAAAAAGATTTTGTCCACTTTACTTACACCGGAGCCAGAATTGTAGGAGAACTCTTTTGCCGCGCTTGGACGAAAGATTATCTGGCTTATATGAAAGATGTTCATCACTAAATGTGTCCAGGTATTTGAAATCAACGGTACAAAATAGTATTCCAAAACTTTGGTTGATACATCAACAATAACCTGTTTATTGTTGATTTTGAATAAAACCGGAATCGAAATTGTAAAGAATATGAAAAGACGGGATTTCCTGAATATGAGCTTTGCCACTGTAGGGGGCGTGTTGTTAGGGGGAGAAGATGTTTTGTCCGCACAGGTAATGAACGAAATATCTGCTCCATTCAACAGAAAAAACTTAACAGAGAATTATGATCTCATCATACATGGGGCAGGACTGGCTGGTTATTTTGCAGCAATGGCAGCCACCCGTAAAGGTTGGAAAGTGTTGGTTCTGGATAAACACCCTTTTCCGGGTTATGACATCACAGCCAAAAGAAACCTGAGGATTTCTGTTGACGGAATAAATGATTTTGACCCGTCTTTTCTTGACCTTTTCCTTCCGGAAGGGGAAAAGCAGGAAATACTTAATCCCGGTTATTTTCCACATGAATCGCGTTTTGGAGATGATCTTTTGTTATTCGCGGGAAGTATAAAAAAAGGGATTTTACGCAACATGCTGGTGAATAATATTCATGTGTTGCTGATGACAGATGTATGCGGGATGATTACCGAAAAAAAATCAGTCAGTGGCGTGCTTGTCTCGTGCAAACATGGTATGTATACCATCCGCTGCAAAAGTTTTTTAGATGCATCCGACAATAACTTCTTTACTCGCGACTTGTTCAATCAGCCATATAAAATTACTGAAGCTTCTTATATATTAGAGTTTGCAGGTGCAGGAAATATTCCTGAAGGAAAAACAATCAGCATCTCTCCGTCTTTTCAACTAACGAATAACCAATTAATGTTTTATCCAGGAAAACGGTTGAAGGATCAGGCATTCATGGAGTTTTCCTTTCCTGTGGAAAAGAATGACCTGAGTGGAATAGAACAAAAAGCAAGGAATATATCTGCCAGTTTATGTCAGAACTTATCTGATATTAGTCCTTTGCTGGCAAATGCACGGCTTCATTGTCAGGCCTACGAATGCAGATATGTGGTCGATCGCCCGGTTGAAACATTTTCTCTCAATGCTTATTATCATATTCCGAATCCTGCTTCTTTGGCTTATCAAAATATCAAACAATTACTTGCTGATGCGACATCTCTTGTTGAAGAAATCAAATTTTCGTCTCCGGGATATGAATCCGGAGTGATTGAATATATTGGCGGAACCATCCCATATCAATGGAAAGGTGAAGAAATTACAGAAGAAGGGTTGAAACTGCCTTTGACACCCTTTATCTTACCATCGGATATGCCGGTTGAAAAAGTCAAAACCTCTATTCTTGTTGCCGGAGGAGGCACTGCCGGAGCCATGACAGCAATGGCAGCTGCAGGGAAGAAAGTCAAAACACTTGTCGTGGAATTCTTTCATGATCTGGGAGGAACCAAAACTACCGGTGGAGTGTCCGGAGAATATTTCGGATATCAGGACAGCAGCCTTTACAAAAGACAGAAACAGGAGATAAAAGAATTCAACAACACTTATCATATGGCCGGATGGACTGGAAGAGCATTTTATCACCTGAAAAAAATCGGTCAGTCGGGCGGCCAGGTCATGACAGGCGCTATCATCTGTGGTGCCATCACTGAAAAAAATCACCTTAAAGGCATTGTTGTATGCGAAAACGGGAGGCTAAAGAAAGTCATGGCAGACATGACTGTTGATGGAACAGGAGACGCGGACATTGCTTACTTTGCGGGAGAAAAATGTGAACTAGGCAATTCCCGTACCGGTAAAACGCAGGATTACAGTCATTGGGATATCCCGGTGAAAAATATGCCCACCCATAATCACCGTGACTTTGATATGATCGATAACACCAAAATATCGGAATTTCAACGAGGCCTGTTTTTCACCCATTATGAGTCACATTTCTATGATTTTTACCCGCATATCGGAGTCAGGGAATCAAGGCGTCCGCTCGGGGTATATCAACTGAATGTAAATGATGTGTTGGAGAATAGGAATTTCAACGATTTACTTGCAAATGCCCGGAGTGATTTTGATCCCCATTATACAGGAAGTTCTGAATATTCCCGCTGCGGATTTCTGCTGCCCCACTCCAATACTACCATTACGGAAATTCCCTACAGGTCGATTGTGCCGTCCGGAATTGAAGGACTTCTTTTTTCCGCAAGGGGTATCAGCGTTACTCATAATGCCATGCAATATACGCGTATGTCTGCCGATGTATGGGTATTGGGATATCTCACCGGACAGATCGCTGCCGAATTAGTCAAACGGAAAAAACGGGCACGAACATTCGATATATCTTCATTACAAAAAGGATGGCTGAAGGAGGGTATTATCAAACATCTTCCTGAAAATAAGGAAACAACTGTAGATAGGGTGAAACGGCTAGCCGGAGGTGAACCCGGAAGCTTGTTCAGCTGTTGCCGTTCGCCAAAAGAAGAAATATTACCTGTATTACGTTCAACCTACCGGACAAATCCTTCTGCCCAGATTGCCCGTGCACTTGCCTGGTTTGGAGACGGAAGTGGTAACAGCCTGATTGAGAAAGAGCTGGAAACTGTATTTCTGGAAGAGTTGAAACAAGGTTATCCCAATGGCTATGTAGAGCATTACAAGGAAGACGGATTATATTGGCGTATCAACAGGGATATTGCATTGTTAGGGATGTCGGGCAATAAGACCGGCAGTACTGTGATCCACCATATATTAAGCCTGGTCTCTTCGGGTGGTGGCTTAATGTTACGCGAAAATGACTATGATAACAATCGTATCGATATGCGTCTGATACCATTCCACAACCGGATATTGAACCTGTGTTTCTATATCGAACGATTGCCTGATGCCCGATACATTCCAAATCTGGAAAGGTTACTTTCCGACAAGAATATCGGCGGGTATATAACGCGAAAATATGAAAATGTCAGGTGGCGTGTTTACCAGGCTGATATGGAGTTATTTATTGCAGCGGCGCTGGCTCGATGTGGTGGAAAAAAAGGATTAGAAGTGCTTACTGGCTACTTATCAGATGTACATTCTGATTTCAGGGGTTTTGCACATTCCGAACTTGTAGCTACACTTGGAAAAGACTTTAACTATAGTGCCGGGGAATGGATAAATTATATTGAAACACTTACTTTTCCGGGAATAGTTACTCCACTCATTAAAGAAATCGAGCTTTAGTCCGGAGTAAAATCGTATACTTGTTATGAGTGATTTTTAATTTGTCATCTCCCTGTATTGCAAATTGATTATTGTTCATTGAAAATTGGCCTGATCAACTAATAAATAAATGACATCTTTAAATTGCAACAATAATTCATTATGATTACTTATATATGATCAATTAAAATATTTTTTCAGTATTTCTTTCACATCTTCAATTTCAGGGGTAATATCAAAAACATGATGAGGTGTCAAATAAAAAGTTTCTTTGTCATGTTTGAAACGTTTCTCTCCTCCTCCTGTAATATTTAACATGATACAGGCATCTTTCGGAAGAGCATTTGCATGCACCTGATCGATCAGCGTAGCTGTCGCTATGGCAGCGGCAGGATGAATATCAATTCCCTCGGTTTTTTCAAACAGATCTGCAGCAGCTTCGGCTTTCTTGTTATCAGCTGTGAGAACATCTCCGCCGGTATCTTTAAGCGCATCATACAATCCGCCATAAATGGCATAAGGAGGTTTACGGTTCGACAATACCTTTGCAGTGATCTCTTCCACCTGCCGGCGGGCTTCGTTGTCATCTCCCGGAAGCATCTCCCTTGAGTCTTTACGCCATGCGTGATAAATAGGAAGGAAAGGTTCATTCTGTGAAACCATCAACTTCATTTTATGGGTCCCATAACGGCCGTCAACAATGAAACGCATATTGGCTTCCCAGGCAGCAATGGCTCCGGTACCGCTTCCTACTGCCTGAAAATAGTAATCAGGGATCCGTTTGATATGGTCGACAGCAGAAAGTACCGTTGTGCCCATTCCGTCCCTCCGGGCTACATTTTTAGCGCCACCTTCCGGAAAGAATCCGGGCAAACCGCAAATCATATTTGAAAGATGAATAGCATCGAAATAATCACTGCCGGAACGGGTGCAAAATAATTTAACATTATCTTTGATCGGCTGGTCGAACCACATCGCATTCAGGTTATCTTCCGGCACACAAAGCACCAGAGGAATATCATTATCTGAACATACCCGGGCAAATGCCCTGGCGGTATTTCCTGCTGAAGCGACCACCAACACATCTTTCACATCCGGACTCAACCGTCCGCAAACCGAATAAGCTTCCGTTTCCTTAAAAGAACATGTCCGCATATTGGCTCCTTTTTCGGGCCAAAAACCATTGAAAGTGATATACAGATTTTTCAGTCCCAGATGTTTGGCCAGCCCTTCACTCTTATAAGTAACGGGTGCGGAAGAACCGCTCAAATGGCGGTGTACCGGCAACCAATCTGCATAACGGAAAATACCCCATGAAGCGTCTTTAGCATATAATTGTACTTCTTCATATACCGTCCTGATCAGTGTAGGCTCTTTTTCACCCGGAGGATCAAGCGTCCACCCTTTATCAGAAAACTCTTTTCCCGAACGTACCGATTGTAAAAGATAATGTGTAGGGACAAAATCTGAATTCATTGAATTGAAATATATATTAAAAATAAGTGATGTATGTCCTGACTGTTTTAAGGCAGTTGGTTATACTTATAAAGAATGACAAAAGTAATGAAATTTCTGTTTGTTGGAAATTTCAAAATGTTATCCGTCCATATCATCTTCTTCTTTTTGCAGTATCATTTCATATATTTCTTCAGGTTTCATATAATACTCCAGTTTGTACCTTCGGTAACCTTCATCAATATCTGCCTGGTGAATAATGAAATATGCATAATTATATAATTGCCATCCGAATCCGCGTGCAATAGCGATTGAGTCTGTTTCCCGTTCCATTTTTCGCCGGTACTTTTTTCCAAGATAACGTATTCCGGTCCATATCATCTGCCATCCCGATTGAGTAGAATAATCCGTAATATGAGCCAATTCATGTCCCATTACCCCGATGCACGCATTAAACGGTGCGGCGTATAACAATTGCGCCTGCTCACTATGTGCTTTTTGATTAATGATTACCTTATACTTTCGTTTGGACCGCTTGCGAAAAAGTAATGACCAGAGACGTGGCTGGGCAGCCATGGATGTCCTGATAGATCCGTATTGTAATCTTATATTGGTTGGGCACAATTCGGGATAATGGCATAATGCCCCGAAAAAAGCAATGACCAGTGAATCATCCTGGACGGTACAAACATGAGCAGAACAGGGAGTTACTGTATCTAATGATGATTTAACCTTTTCATAAAAAAGTATTTTTTCCCGGGGAATATTTTGTCCGGTCACAGAAATAAAAAGAAACAAACAAACCGCCAAAGTGATATCGATCCTCTTCATTTTCCGGATATTGGACTACAGGTTATTCCATTGGATAATAGAAAGATATTATTTTAAAAATACCCGTCGAAGATCTTCTATCTGTTGAGAATTAATGGGGTGTAGGTTCCCAATGGAAGAAGCAAGCACGAGCGATTTGGCACTGAATTCCGCAACCTCAAGACGGTCGAATGTTTGCAAGAGTTTATCTCCCGTAACCAACACCGAATCATTCTCGATGATCAGAGCGGGCATTTTGCTTTCCAGTTTTTCCAGTATTTCTGTTTTTCCCCTGAACTGTGATCCAAAAGGCATCAATGACACATCCTGCAAGAAAATCCAGCTTTCCGGAATGGTCCTTACATCTAAGGCCTGGTGGCTTGTCCCGAAAGCCATTAGGTAGGGAGATTGTGTCAGGATAATAGAGTTGATATGTGGAAACCTGTTGTATATTTCCTGATGCAACCAGGTAACCCGGCTGGGCGTTTTTCCGGGTTCACGTTGTCCGTCCCTGATTTGTACGATGTCTTCTAAATCCATATTCCATCGTAAAACACCGGTAGGAGTGATTAAAAAATCGTTTCCACGCCAACGAACAGATACCGTACCATATGAGCTTACCATTAATCCTTGCCTGCAGGCCCGGTGAACAATATTACAGATTTCCGTACGGATCTGACGTTCATCCGAAGGATAAGCCACAGATGATTGTTCAGGCAGTTGTTCGGGCATTTGCATTTCATATTGTGCAATCTGCTGATCACTTAAATATTTGACTTCACCGATTTGCTGTCCGTAAATGATTGCCCTGGCACAGAATTCGAATGTTTCGAAGCGCTGAAAAGCATCATTAATATCCGAACCACCTACGACTGTTCCATGGTTTTCCATAATGATGGCATTGTACCCTTTCTTAAACTCGGCGCCAATTCGATCTCCTAATTCCTGGCTTCCGGGCACTTCATAAGTAGCATACCCTATTGGCCCGCAAATATGTTTTGCCTGGGAAATCACATTGGGATTGGGGATAACGCGGGCAATACTGAATGAAACCAATGCCGGGGGATGTGCATGGATAATGGCCTTAATATCCGGTCGAGATTCAAAAATAGCTTTATGGAAAGGATATTCGGAAGATGGTTTGTGTTTGCCCACTATAGTGCCGTCGCGTTTAACGAGCATAATGTCTGAAGGGCGTAGAGATCCTTTATCTATGGAGCCTGGCGTTACCCATATATCACCGTTATCATCGATGATAGAGATATTTCCTCCGGATGTGGTGGTCAAGCTACGTTCATAAATTCTACGGATAACAGCAGTAATCTGATCCCGTGGATGCATTAAACGGGTATTAATGATTGGCTCCATTTTGATGGTTTAACAAGTTTATGATTGAAGTAATAAAATTTCATATCCTATAAAGATCATCACAATTAATGTGATGCCTGTTCAATTGCCGGATTTTGCTCAGGCATTGGTTTTTTCTCCTTTTCGTCTGCGGAGGCAGTGATCTTTTCCAGTGTATATATTTGCTCCGTAATGTTCCCATAGGAATCGGATACTTTAATAGAAAAACTGGTCTTATTACTGATATCTACAATAGAAGAGAAATTCGGATTATTGGTATTATGATCGAAATCGACTGCTTTCCCGTCTACAAAAATAGATGTAATCGTGCTTTCATCATTTACTTTTCCTTCAATATACAATGAAGACGAATTTTCCGAAGTAATAATGATGGATCCCTTTTCATCCGGTTTAGGGGTAAATAATGCGATTTGTGGCTTTGCAGTTTCATTCCGGACCAATTGATAGGACAATTTATTTACATTATCATATACATCGGCAACTTCTATTTGCAGGTCTTCTAAATTCTCCAGGTTCACAACGGCAGAGAACTCGAATTCGTCCCCAACTTTGGTAATCGGTACTTCCTGTCCGTTAACAAGTAACTTACTAATCGGACTTTCATCGGTAATTTTTCCTTTAAGGGTAAGGCTCTGTTGATTATCCGGGACCTGTATTTCAAACTTATCGGTAGCTTCCTGATCCGTTAATGCCAACTGAGGTGCACGATTCTCACGGTTAAGTTCAAAAATCCGTTGATTCGCCAATTGAATAATGGTTTCTTTTTCAGGATATTTTGTTGCTACAGCCAATAATTTTTGGTAATCGGCTAAAGCAGATGTCTTATTGCCCAGCCCCAGATAACTGTCGGCCCTCCCTGAAAGGGCTTGCCAATTATCCGGTTCGATTTTTAGCACAAATTCAAAATCATTTAATGCTTCCTGATATTTATTGGTTTCTTTGTAATAGGTCCCTCTCCAGAAATGAGCCTGTACATTTTCCGGATTCATTTGAATAGCAAAAGATGCATCATCAATAGCATCCTTATATTGTTTTAAAAGGGCAAAACCTCGGCTACGGGCAACCAGGGCTTCCTGTGAATCCGGATTAATGCCCAGTGCAGCATCTGCATTCGTAAGCGTTTCTTCTGCTTTATTCATGCCGGCGTTTAAATCAGCCAGGGCAATGTATGCTTCGATCATACCTTTATCGATTCTTGTGGCCCTCTCATAAGCCCATCCTGCTTTTTGACGTGCATTTAAGCGTTTATTTACTTCTCCCTGTAAGAAATAATTCATGGCGGTTTCACCGATCATTAAGGTAGAATCACTTACCCTAAGTGCGGCTTCTGGTTGATTCATTTCCAGCAATGTTTCTATTCTGACATGATAAGCGGGAAGATATTGCGGGTTGAGTTTAATAGCATGATTCAGGCTTTGAAGCGCTGCCGGATATTGTTTATTCTTATAAAGGTTCCGTCCCAATAAATACCATAAATTTTCCTCATCGGGTGAAAGAACGGTTAATTTTTTGTAATCATCTACAGCCTTATCAAATTGTCTCAGGCTTTCATAAGCTTCAGCACGCACTTTCAATATTTCTTCCGAATCAGGATGTGCTGTGACTGCCTGATTTAATATTTCAAGTGCTTTTTCAGGTTGATTGGCAAGCGAGTCTGCCGTTTGCATAATTGCATCAACATCCTGTGCCTGTGCGAAAGCAACAGACAAATAAAACAGGAAAATAATGCATATACTTTTCATTATACTTATAAAAAATTTTTAACCCGCATTAACGTAAGCATTTATGACTTTAAATAGTAATCAAATATTATGCCGCAAGTTATTGAAAATACTTGTCTTTGCTTCATACAACGATATTTTTCTACTTTTGTTTTCATTTTTTGAGAAAATTGTGGCTCTATTTTGGAGAATATATGATATAAATATGGAACCATAAAATATTTATTTCGTATAATTGTGTAAAAATAGCTATACTCTGAATGGTATAATTTTTGGTTGTATAGTCAAAGAGAAATGAAGGAGATGAACGAGGATAAGTTTTGTGAAAGATTGAAAGGATGTCCGATATATGCAGGTTATTTGAAATCGAATGATGTCCTGTCGAGTGCATACAAACATAAATATTGTGAAACTGAAAACGGTAAAGAAATATGTAAACGTTATCAGGTAGCCAAAATAATGGGTTATTGTCCTGAGTATATCCTGCCAAACAGCCAACTACCTGTAGAAGAGATAATAAAAGATGAAGAGAAAAGAAAGCAATCTTCTTTTAATTAATATTTCCTAATTCCTTTTCTCAAAATTATATTCCCTGCCATTGCACAAGTCATTCCGGATATGACTGAATTTAGATACAACTTTCAAATTTTTAAAGTGTTGGGTATTATCTGATTTTTCAGATTTGAAATGAAAAACGATTTTTCTTTGGAAAAACCTTTTAACAATAAGGAATATCTAAATACTTATATCCTACTGGTCTAATTGTATTTTATACAACCGATTATATTACCCTAATTTTACAATTATCTGTAACAATGTGTATATTTGCATTTATGGATCATTCTGTTTTTTCCCAAACATACAAAACCCATGTCCAAAGCTTGTATAGCTATGGTATAGGATTAGGTTATCCTCATGAAATATGTTTGGATGCCATTCAGGATGTTTTTTGCAAACTATATACTCAAAATCTTTTAGCCGATATTAACAATATAAAATATTATCTTTTCCGTAGCCTTAAAAACAGATTGATCGATATTAGAAAATCTACCAAAAAAGAAATAAATCAATTGAATGAAAATGAGGAATTTTCTATTGAAGTATCTATTATGGATCATATTCTCATTTCGGAAGAAGAAATATTATTAAAAAATAAAGTGGAATCTCTATTAAAATTGTTGACTGACCGTCAGAGAGAGGCTATTTATTTACGATATATGCAGGAATTGGAATACGAAGAAATAGGCCGGCTGCTGGATATGAATGCCGAGTCTGTCAGGAAGTTAGTACACCGGGGAATTGATAAAATCAGGAAAAACACAGATCCGAATACATTCCTACTGGTATTGATCTTTTTGATGAAATATTTTTTAAAGTATTGATTTATACCAGCATTTATAAAAAATCATCATTTTTTTTCTCCAAAGTGTCCACGTTTTTTTTTTGAAGTCGTCTTTTATTATGATTATGTCATAGTAAGTTTATGAGACAAGAGAAAGAGTATAGGAATTATACAGATTTTTTAAAAGAAGATAAGTTTATCGAATGGAGATTATTACAAACTCCTGAATTGGATCTGTATTGGGAAGATTTTATTAAAAACCATCCGGAAAGAAAGAATGATATAGCTAAAGCTGTAGAGAAATTCAATGTGATCCGTTTAAATGACCATCAACTTCCACAGGAAATACAGGAACATCTTTACCGAGAGATCATTCGAAACACAAAGCAACGAACTATATTTTCGGGAAGGGTTATTTATTATCGGATCGCCGCTTGTGTTGCGTTACTTATTATGGTAACCGGGTCTTTCATATTTTTTCAACGAAATAAAGCCATAGAAGATATACCGAGTATTGCCAATGCCATTGTCGGTACACCGCTTCCTTCTTCCTCCATCCGGTTAGTTTCAGCAGATAAAGTCATAGAATTAGATGAAAATGCAGAAATATCCGTATCAACGGACGGAAATGCAGTTATTAACGGTGAGAAAATGGATATCACTGCTGTAAAACCATCCGGTGAAATAATGAACAATCAATTGATCGTTCCTCCTGGGAAACGTTCTACATTACAATTGGCAGATGGTACAAAAGTGTGGGTTAATTCAGGAACGACAGTGCGTTTTCCTACCTCATTTGATAAAACCACACGTAATATCCACGTTATAGGTGAGATATACATTGAAGTAGCGGAGACGGATCAACCGTTTTATGTCCATACGCCCCAATTTGATATCATGGTACACGGCACTAAATTCAATGTTTCGGCTTATTCCGATATGGTTGATCAAGCCGTTGTTTTGGTTGAAGGAAAAGTAGAAGTGAATACTTCCGCACAATCTAATATAATGGTTCCCGGAGAAATTCTTTGTATACACGAAAACAAAATAGATATCCGAACGGTAAATACCGATGAATACACTAGCTGGAAAGATGGTATTCTGATAATGAATGGAACCCCGATATCGGAAATCCTAAAGAAATTAGGACGTTATTATAATGTAGTGTTTGAAGATCAAAGCAAAGATCTGCTATCATCCAAAACATGTAGCGGGAAATTATTTTTGGCCGAAAATCTGGATGATGTGATGATTTCTTTGTCTGTACTGTCTTCAACCAGGTTTTCAAGAGAAAACGATATCATCTTTATCGATCAATAATACATTATTATAACATGTGTGATTGTGCCATTTTTAATATTCTATTAACCTAATCATAAAAATTACAAAATATTCATTTAATGATTGAATAGTTCCTTTGCTGTATAATTAATTAATAATAAGGGTTGCCTATGGAGATATAAAAACCGAGAAAAAACAAAGCCGGTTAATAGTGGAGTATTAACCGGCAGAATGTCCAATTTACAAATTCATTATTGTAAACTAAAAACTTTTTCAAATATATGAAACAATTAGAGATAATTACCCGGTTTATGCCGGGAAAAATTCGCACTTGGGTAAAAATTATGAAAATTACAGTATTTCTTTGCTTTGCCGGGATATTTTCAGTGATGGCGGAAGATATGCTTTCACAAGATGCAAAGTTGAGCATCAAAATGGAAAATGTAACCATTAACCGATTCTTTTCCGAGATAGAAAGAAATAGTGATTATGTTTTTCTTTTTTCGGATGATGTCGTGTCCGAGTTGAACAATACAATTAATACAAGTTTCAGAAATACGGAACTCTCAAAAATCCTGGATACGGTATTGGAAAATACAGATCTTTCTTACCTGGTCACAGGACGGCAAGTAATCGTATTTAAAGAAAAGACAAAAGACAGAGGTATAAAAGTTGAATTACAGGAAAAGTCAGTTACAGGAAAAGTATTTGATGAAAAGGGAGAACCTTTACCTGGTGCTTCTATCGTTGTTAAGGGAACAACCCGTGGTGTAATGACGGATATTGACGGATCCTTTTCCATTAATGTGCGGCCGGAAGACGAATTGGAGATTTCATTTGTCGGTTACCAGAATTACTCTGTCCTTGTAGGGAACCAGACGGAGATCAACGTGAAATTACTTCCGTTGGTCAATGAATTGGATGAAGTAACTGTTGTAGCCTTTGGGAGACAAAAGAAAGAAAGTGTAATTTCATCCATTACCACTGTTTCGACAAAGGACCTAAAAGTGCCCAGC
Proteins encoded in this window:
- a CDS encoding GDSL-type esterase/lipase family protein, yielding MTPGKIFLYGLCFLIIIFLISLVFPTDGWKIKNHIFYFPDHTSWYPDKPAYKDIQKIIASIDTSDFDFITDTVASIIPDSVQMLADTLRGPMPIDSVYTYTYPFEYPEGQDTLLYPFFRTINILNKKDKPVRILHYGDSQIEGDRITSAIRNYMQKKFGGRGCGLIPVVPVTDAARTFQQDIPEKWVRLSLLDRKGDSLVQHRKFGIAGALSRYMPADSTDTITHIGLKPIYFGYKNARYFTHVKLFYGTSANMLSVIVNKTDTQQLNTQPLISSFEWKSGKRQTSFHISMHSRSFPDIYGIALDGDKGIAVDNIPLRGSTGSDFTRMNKEQFHQMFQMMDVEMVILQFGANAVMNITDNYDYYYKSMTRQLKMMKSLKPELAIVIIGVGDMSQNTAKGYKSYPHLNKVRDAQRKAALDNGCIFWDLYEAMGGEDSMPSWVLADPPLAQKDFVHFTYTGARIVGELFCRAWTKDYLAYMKDVHH
- a CDS encoding FAD-dependent oxidoreductase, producing the protein MKRRDFLNMSFATVGGVLLGGEDVLSAQVMNEISAPFNRKNLTENYDLIIHGAGLAGYFAAMAATRKGWKVLVLDKHPFPGYDITAKRNLRISVDGINDFDPSFLDLFLPEGEKQEILNPGYFPHESRFGDDLLLFAGSIKKGILRNMLVNNIHVLLMTDVCGMITEKKSVSGVLVSCKHGMYTIRCKSFLDASDNNFFTRDLFNQPYKITEASYILEFAGAGNIPEGKTISISPSFQLTNNQLMFYPGKRLKDQAFMEFSFPVEKNDLSGIEQKARNISASLCQNLSDISPLLANARLHCQAYECRYVVDRPVETFSLNAYYHIPNPASLAYQNIKQLLADATSLVEEIKFSSPGYESGVIEYIGGTIPYQWKGEEITEEGLKLPLTPFILPSDMPVEKVKTSILVAGGGTAGAMTAMAAAGKKVKTLVVEFFHDLGGTKTTGGVSGEYFGYQDSSLYKRQKQEIKEFNNTYHMAGWTGRAFYHLKKIGQSGGQVMTGAIICGAITEKNHLKGIVVCENGRLKKVMADMTVDGTGDADIAYFAGEKCELGNSRTGKTQDYSHWDIPVKNMPTHNHRDFDMIDNTKISEFQRGLFFTHYESHFYDFYPHIGVRESRRPLGVYQLNVNDVLENRNFNDLLANARSDFDPHYTGSSEYSRCGFLLPHSNTTITEIPYRSIVPSGIEGLLFSARGISVTHNAMQYTRMSADVWVLGYLTGQIAAELVKRKKRARTFDISSLQKGWLKEGIIKHLPENKETTVDRVKRLAGGEPGSLFSCCRSPKEEILPVLRSTYRTNPSAQIARALAWFGDGSGNSLIEKELETVFLEELKQGYPNGYVEHYKEDGLYWRINRDIALLGMSGNKTGSTVIHHILSLVSSGGGLMLRENDYDNNRIDMRLIPFHNRILNLCFYIERLPDARYIPNLERLLSDKNIGGYITRKYENVRWRVYQADMELFIAAALARCGGKKGLEVLTGYLSDVHSDFRGFAHSELVATLGKDFNYSAGEWINYIETLTFPGIVTPLIKEIEL
- a CDS encoding cysteate synthase → MNSDFVPTHYLLQSVRSGKEFSDKGWTLDPPGEKEPTLIRTVYEEVQLYAKDASWGIFRYADWLPVHRHLSGSSAPVTYKSEGLAKHLGLKNLYITFNGFWPEKGANMRTCSFKETEAYSVCGRLSPDVKDVLVVASAGNTARAFARVCSDNDIPLVLCVPEDNLNAMWFDQPIKDNVKLFCTRSGSDYFDAIHLSNMICGLPGFFPEGGAKNVARRDGMGTTVLSAVDHIKRIPDYYFQAVGSGTGAIAAWEANMRFIVDGRYGTHKMKLMVSQNEPFLPIYHAWRKDSREMLPGDDNEARRQVEEITAKVLSNRKPPYAIYGGLYDALKDTGGDVLTADNKKAEAAADLFEKTEGIDIHPAAAIATATLIDQVHANALPKDACIMLNITGGGEKRFKHDKETFYLTPHHVFDITPEIEDVKEILKKYFN
- a CDS encoding class II aldolase/adducin family protein, with protein sequence MEPIINTRLMHPRDQITAVIRRIYERSLTTTSGGNISIIDDNGDIWVTPGSIDKGSLRPSDIMLVKRDGTIVGKHKPSSEYPFHKAIFESRPDIKAIIHAHPPALVSFSIARVIPNPNVISQAKHICGPIGYATYEVPGSQELGDRIGAEFKKGYNAIIMENHGTVVGGSDINDAFQRFETFEFCARAIIYGQQIGEVKYLSDQQIAQYEMQMPEQLPEQSSVAYPSDERQIRTEICNIVHRACRQGLMVSSYGTVSVRWRGNDFLITPTGVLRWNMDLEDIVQIRDGQREPGKTPSRVTWLHQEIYNRFPHINSIILTQSPYLMAFGTSHQALDVRTIPESWIFLQDVSLMPFGSQFRGKTEILEKLESKMPALIIENDSVLVTGDKLLQTFDRLEVAEFSAKSLVLASSIGNLHPINSQQIEDLRRVFLK